The candidate division KSB1 bacterium genome includes a window with the following:
- a CDS encoding MATE family efflux transporter — MGKVRKEIIHTLKLGAPLVAAQLMQMSMNVADTIMAGNFSAEALAAIAVGNSLWVPILLSVLGTLLAINPIVAQLFGGGKKEQIGKNLWQSLWLGVFLSIPSFFMLRNMTIVMDFFNIRPEIIPTTLGYLNAISWCIPAQFCYFALRFFNEGIHITKPSMYFAIIGSIINIFANYVFMFGHLGFPAMGPVGTGWATTLVWWIILIGMILFTFRKKIRQDFQILHSFDWPHWKSLKEILKIGIPNGFSFGIEVTMFAVTALIIGSMGVNQVAAHQVTINFAALAFMIPLGLSFAITARVGFAVGKKELDEARFIGYIGIAISTLVMCLTALLMLTLPEVIIGVYTKEDDVARIAVNLLFFAAIFQISDGLQVSGQAALRGLKDTKIPMLVNFVAYWVVGLPLGYLLGINYALGPAGLWIGLIIGLSVAAVLHNLRFYLLTNGERLQRFATV, encoded by the coding sequence ATGGGAAAAGTTCGTAAAGAAATCATTCATACACTCAAACTTGGTGCGCCGCTGGTTGCCGCCCAGCTCATGCAAATGTCCATGAATGTTGCAGATACAATCATGGCGGGAAATTTCAGCGCAGAAGCATTGGCGGCAATTGCCGTGGGCAACAGCCTTTGGGTCCCTATCTTACTTTCTGTGCTCGGGACGCTTTTAGCTATAAACCCAATTGTTGCTCAGCTCTTTGGAGGCGGCAAAAAAGAACAAATCGGGAAGAACCTCTGGCAAAGTCTTTGGCTTGGTGTATTCCTGTCGATACCAAGCTTTTTCATGCTTCGTAATATGACCATTGTCATGGATTTTTTTAATATCCGGCCCGAAATCATTCCAACCACACTTGGTTATTTAAATGCAATTTCCTGGTGCATTCCGGCGCAATTTTGTTACTTTGCGCTCCGGTTTTTTAACGAAGGCATCCACATAACCAAACCCAGCATGTATTTTGCCATCATCGGCTCGATCATAAATATTTTTGCTAATTATGTTTTCATGTTCGGTCACCTTGGATTCCCGGCAATGGGCCCCGTTGGCACTGGCTGGGCAACGACCCTGGTTTGGTGGATAATTTTGATTGGGATGATTCTTTTTACTTTTCGCAAGAAAATCCGTCAGGATTTTCAAATTCTGCATAGCTTTGACTGGCCGCATTGGAAGTCCCTGAAAGAAATTTTAAAAATAGGCATTCCCAATGGGTTCAGCTTCGGGATTGAAGTGACCATGTTCGCTGTGACAGCTTTGATCATCGGTTCGATGGGCGTCAACCAGGTAGCGGCACATCAGGTTACTATAAACTTTGCGGCACTGGCTTTCATGATTCCACTGGGGCTCTCTTTTGCAATAACAGCAAGAGTAGGCTTTGCAGTTGGGAAAAAAGAGTTGGATGAAGCAAGGTTCATCGGCTATATCGGCATCGCTATTTCAACGCTGGTCATGTGTCTAACCGCCTTGCTCATGCTCACGCTTCCGGAAGTCATCATTGGCGTTTATACCAAAGAAGATGACGTCGCCCGGATTGCCGTTAACCTGCTGTTTTTTGCCGCAATTTTTCAAATTTCCGATGGTTTGCAAGTCAGCGGGCAGGCTGCACTCAGGGGCTTAAAAGACACCAAAATTCCGATGTTAGTCAATTTCGTCGCTTATTGGGTTGTTGGCTTACCGCTCGGTTATTTACTTGGAATTAACTATGCTCTCGGCCCGGCGGGGTTGTGGATAGGGCTTATTATAGGGTTGAGCGTTGCAGCTGTACTACACAATCTGCGGTTTTATCTTCTGACGAATGGGGAGAGGCTTCAGCGATTTGCGACTGTCTGA
- a CDS encoding class II glutamine amidotransferase, which produces MCRFLAYRGAPISMSKLLYEPKNSLIHQSYHAQEREEPLNGDGFGVGWYAQEIESTPASFVSIQPAWNNRNLRSIARKIRSNCIFAHIRAASKGNVSENNCHPFDYKNLLFMHNGDIGGFRKIKRTLRMGLSDEIYDWIQGETDSEHFFALFLDNLLKNGGEQTSENFVATLEETLVQLKEILKKNGVNEPVLLNVAITNGEFMIATRYVSGAGVKANTLYHSEGSRYDCNDGVCEMVQADPSQHAVLIVSEKLTDVKKDWHEVPVNHFVAVDQNLAVSISPINA; this is translated from the coding sequence GTTACCATGCCCAGGAGAGGGAAGAACCCTTGAATGGTGACGGATTTGGAGTTGGTTGGTATGCACAAGAGATTGAGTCCACCCCCGCGAGTTTTGTCTCCATTCAGCCTGCCTGGAATAACAGAAACTTACGCAGCATTGCCCGAAAGATTCGCTCAAATTGTATCTTTGCTCACATCAGAGCGGCGAGCAAGGGAAATGTATCTGAAAATAACTGCCATCCGTTTGATTACAAAAACTTGCTGTTTATGCACAACGGAGACATTGGCGGATTTCGCAAGATTAAAAGGACTTTGCGCATGGGACTCTCCGATGAAATTTACGATTGGATTCAGGGTGAAACGGATTCGGAACACTTCTTCGCCCTGTTTTTAGATAACTTGCTAAAAAACGGAGGTGAGCAAACCAGCGAGAATTTTGTAGCGACACTTGAGGAAACGCTTGTGCAACTAAAAGAAATTCTTAAGAAAAACGGAGTCAATGAGCCGGTGCTCCTCAATGTTGCAATTACCAATGGCGAGTTTATGATCGCGACCCGATATGTTTCCGGAGCAGGCGTCAAGGCGAACACGCTGTATCATTCAGAAGGGAGCAGGTATGACTGCAATGACGGCGTTTGTGAGATGGTGCAGGCTGATCCATCTCAACATGCGGTGCTTATCGTTTCCGAAAAACTCACGGATGTAAAAAAAGATTGGCACGAAGTTCCGGTCAATCACTTCGTGGCGGTTGACCAAAATCTTGCGGTGTCAATTAGCCCAATCAATGCTTAA